The sequence GCGGGGCTAAGCGGGAAGCTCTCGCAGTAGTTGTGCCGGGTCCAGTCGAGGGAGTCCTTGAGCTCCGGCCGGGCGCTCCGCTTCGCCTCGCGGATGCGCTTCTTGCTCTTGTGGTTCATGCTCCCGCTGCCGGCGCCTTCGCcgccgtctcctcctcctccttcgtccGCCGTCTCTTCAGGCTACGGATCCGCCGCGGAGACACCCCGCCCGAAGGAGCAGCGCCCCGCAGCTTCCAGAAACCTCACGCCCGCGCCTCCTCGCTCCGCCGCCAAACGCCGCTACCTCCTCAGCCTCCCTCCAGGCATCCTCCTTCCCATTGGCCGGCGCTTCTCGGCCCTCCCTCGCGCAGGCAGCGCCGATTGGATGTCTCTGGCAGCGGAAAGAGGGCGCCGAGAGGGAAGGattggaggaggtggaggaagcggcgccgcctccgccgccatCTTGAGAAGGCAGTCGCCCACCTTCAAGGGGTTGCGTCGCCGCATTGAAATGGGCAAAAGTTGTGGCAGGTTCttgccgttgttgttgtttttattattaaaaacaacaacaacgggaACTGCACTGCCGTTTAGGGAGGAATGGTGCATAAGGGCTGGCGTGGGTCAGAAAGCCTATTCCCAATGTCAGTCTGGATTGTAAGAGAGGAGAGgctgaaaaaaagagaaacaatcaCACAGCCATGTGGCACCGTGAAGACTTAATCCTAACGCATAAGTTTTCGTGGGCTCGAGATTCCTCAGATGCACCGTGAAGCGGCATTGAGGTCACGAAAGCTTTTGCCCCAATGCATGTGTTTATAAGGCGACACACACAACtctttgggtggtattcaactcagggtagacccactgaaatgcaaGAAGTTAATTTCAAGTTAATTTCAATAggtgtactctgagtagaacGAGCTGCAACCATCGCTCGAGGAGATGGTTACACCATGCATGTTGAATCATACTTAAAATTAGTGGCTCAGCCTCAAGCAAGTGTGCAAACGATTGCAGCATTATGGACAAAGTGTGCTGGATATGCTCAATCAGTGGGAGGTGCTTTATATTTCTTGGAAACAACATGTGGCGTTCTTTATTTGCTTCCAACCCATAGACATTGCCGGACTCTGCGCAGGGATGAGGATCATGTCGCAATGTGGGCCTGATCACAGGTGCCCGATATCGTGCACCGGATGGAAGTAGGTCCCACGGAAGTTCTTTAAAAAGAACCAAGAACTAAAAACTTCCATGCATCGAAGTGGGCTCTGATCCACGAAAGCTCCTGGCCATTATCAGTGTCAGCTGCTCTTCGCTGAGTGTTGGTTCAGGTGTTCTTTCTCACctcatcttatttttattttaattccgGAGTAGTAATGCATTAATTGAACCAACGGGGTACTCCAGGGGAACGCCTGAGAACCATGAAGACTgagtaaaacaaaaattaaaaggcGAGGGACCTCTGCTGCAGCACAAACTCCATCGTCCCGTCTGCTGCTTTTCCCTAATCCCACCCTCCTCGTAACTGGCTGCGATAGGGTGCTTGGCCGGAAGGCGCCTTTAACGTTCTTGACTGCGAATGGTCCACTTACACATCAGTCCATAGCGAGTAAGATACAGCCAATGCTCAGGAAGCACCTCATGGTTGTCTGTCTATGTACCGGGAGCTTTCCTTCTTGCGGGGAAAAGGGTTCCCATGTGCGAGCCGGAATGCAAATTCAGTGTGAGGGAGTACAGGTTTGCAGGAGagcatcaggaggaggaggaagaagaaagagatcAGCTAGTGGTGCTTATTCCTGAGGTGCTGATccattatcattttttaaatgcgTATTTGCAGGAAGCAGAATTTGGAACTATGCAATTTAAAGCTGAAGAAATATGGGGCAGGAGATACATATACAGAAATATATGTATCAAATGGGTCTGCAATTACTAGTAAATTGCACACAAATCATTTGGTGTTGCTTGCCACTTAGAGACATATTAATGAAAGCCGCTTAATTTATTTTGATAGGCAAAATCACCTAAGTTGTTTTCATGTTAACTCCTAGGAGAAAACTAAGGGCAATTTtataggatttttaaaatgttatttttttgtGATAAGCTTCGTGAAACGAATTGTGAAGATGAGAAGGTAGCCTTGTTATTTTAGTCCCACCCTGCAAAGGTTTGGCAGGACATTCTGTTGCAAAAGAAAAGTAATGCTTTTTTTTCAAATCTGTTGACAAGGAGGTAACAATGACGACATTTCATCTTAGTTCAGGACTATTTAAATTTCAAGTATTGATCTGAAAGTGGAAACCACTTAGGTTGCAATCTTGTGCCCACTTACATGggcataaatcccattgaactaaaTGGAGCATTCTTCTGAGTAGAGATGTACAAGACTGCACTGTTAGTACATtatgctgattttttttcttaGCGTTCACCAGCAGCTGGAAATCTGATGGCTCTTCCATAATGTTCCTGTGATCCATTGGCACAATTTGTTCCATTATTTGTGAATCACTGAAGTAAGGTACAGGTGATCATTTTGTAGGACAAATCAATGAATTCAGGAATTTTTTTCCCGTCTCTTTTGTATCTCAAGCTTCTTTTGCCACTTCTACTCTCTCACAACTAAACAAATCACAGCATATATGCACTGTCTcgaccatttgcacatgtttatGTATGGTTCATGCCTCAGTGATGTGCCAGACTGGGTTGAAACTTCAGCACAgtgcatttatatttttaaaaataacaggaAGAGTATGTGTGTTTGCCTGTGTATTTGTCCTTTATGCACAAGTGATTTATAGGTAATTTGACTTCTTATCTATATGTGTTAATTTAGCAAATACAACGTATGGTTGACAAATGCTTCCATAacatatcttttctttttttgatgttggctataaccagtgctttctttctggggggacgcatacccctaaacattttgtgaatctttgtgttTTTGTCTATTTactatactgtatttatttcctccGATTTAAatcaaaatggtgattttcttgagtcaaaatgagagtacccctaaacatttttttagaaaaaaagcactgaccataACTATGATAAAGTTACAAGAGTTAACGTTACTGGTGGAATAATAGTGGCAATGCTGACATTCTTTAAAATGTGCAGATGTTCAATGCTGCTGCTAGCCTCTTTTGTTTGAGATTGTAACAGCACTTTAGATTACATAGACTCTAATGAATCCTGGAGTCATTACACATGGTAGCATGGTAGTATTGCTTGGCCATCTAAACAAGAGTTAATGGTCTCAGTTGTTGTGTTACATCACTTTTTAAATTGGTTATGTGTCGGGTCCCTATCCTGGCAACCAGCAACCATCATTTTGCTTCACTGAATTTCACTGGCACTATATAACTGATCAATGACAGCAACTCCTTTTATGGACACCCagcagaaaaaaaaaattgtcttcTGCAAAACAAACATGATTCCCCCTTGATCTATTACACAATTGCAATTGCAGCTCTTTCTCAGTATGTGGTTTCTAATGAAAAATTCCAttacaaaaaggaaaactgaTGAAAACTTAAAATGCACTTGTATCATCTTTCTTTAAAAGATGTTTCTGAAGCAACCATGTTTTACAGCAAGATGTCCTTTTTTCAGGTCCTTGATCCCCAATATGGCATGTACGTTTGGCCCTGTGCAGTGGTTCTGGCCCAATATGTGTGGTTTCATAGAAGACTAGTCTGCGGCAAGAGAATTTTGGAGGTGAATCATCGTAATCATTTTATTATCATCTTCATCATTATAAAATTTACCCGCCAGCAGGTCCCACTGCGGGTTACAATTAAAAAGTGAAAATAGAttagtcacaggaatagggtaggccctgaaaacacacatgGAAATATAGGTTTATAGTATGAAAttataatattaaaataaagtaaacTATGTTTTTAAAACATGGGTGTGACCCTTCAGATGCTATCAAGCTCACTGCAACACAGAGGGCTTTGACAGGATCAACTCTATCCACTGGAAAATCCTCTATAGTATTCAGGAATTCCTAGTTCCATAAATCTCTGGGACATGGACCATATCAATAGGGTAGCAGACCTTGCAACTATATCTGCTTCCCCATTCAAGCTTTCCTGCTAAAAAACTGCAACAAACAAATGTAGACCAGACCACAACTGTTGACACAGTTCATTTCTGAAGGAAACGCTTAATCAAAGATTAAATAAGACCTTAGAAATCGGATTGTGCAATGAGGCTTCTAGTGAGTAAACTGCTGGTATGTTTTCGTTTGTGTCATTTAGCAGTTATCGATGATCATGAGGAAGAAACACACCCAAGCTGTAGTAAAGTTCTGAACTCGTTATACGTGTATTTGGTGTTAAAAATCAGTTTTTACTCTGTTTAGATTGGAGCAGGTGTGAGTCTTCCTGGGATAGTGGCAGCAAAATGTGGAGCAGAAATTATATTGTCAGATAACGCAGAATCCCCTCAGTGTTTGGACAACTGTCGAAGAAGCTGCCAGATGAATAACCTCTCAGGAGTACATGTCATAGGACTCACCTGGGGTCATGTATCACCCAGTCTATTGGCCCTACCTCCAGTGGACATTATTTTGGCATCTGACGTTTTTTTCGAACCAGAAGGTAATTCTAAAGTTTTATCTACTGCTGTGCATGTTCTGAGCATCTACAGCATAGAATTTGACACCAAATTAAATTGGTGTCAATGGTGGCTACAAAAACCTGAGTAGTTCCTCAGCTCTCCAGGCCACTCCTGTCTGCCATGTGTGTTATCCAAATTGCTGAAGAAAATATTCTTCCCCTTgatttatatttttttcttttacacaGAGGCTGTGGTTAACAGCGCAAATGTTGAAAAACTGGTTCCACATGCAAATTCTGTGCACTGCATGTCCATAATAATGGACATGCAGTAAAATACTAGTGATGTGGAAACTAGCAAAGGAAGttaaaaggaataaaaaaggATATTCCTTCTTTAGACTATTCTTAGAGCACTTAGACTATCATCAAAACACAAAGTGTGGGAGCTCTGCAATGACAGAAATGGTAAATCGTTGATTTAGGCACTGCAAGAGTATACTGTACTAGGATAGAGCAACTTAGAAAGTAAATGAGAGTTTTTCTTAAATTACTTAATTACTGACTCATGGA comes from Podarcis raffonei isolate rPodRaf1 chromosome 2, rPodRaf1.pri, whole genome shotgun sequence and encodes:
- the METTL23 gene encoding histone-arginine methyltransferase METTL23 isoform X1; amino-acid sequence: MEVLDPQYGMYVWPCAVVLAQYVWFHRRLVCGKRILEIGAGVSLPGIVAAKCGAEIILSDNAESPQCLDNCRRSCQMNNLSGVHVIGLTWGHVSPSLLALPPVDIILASDVFFEPEDFEDVISTAHYLMEKNPHAQFWTTHQIRSADWTIEGLLHKWEMESIYVPLQSFEANKEQLAGSTLPGRHTIEMLILTTNKATKSDPVTV
- the METTL23 gene encoding histone-arginine methyltransferase METTL23 isoform X2 — encoded protein: MYVWPCAVVLAQYVWFHRRLVCGKRILEIGAGVSLPGIVAAKCGAEIILSDNAESPQCLDNCRRSCQMNNLSGVHVIGLTWGHVSPSLLALPPVDIILASDVFFEPEDFEDVISTAHYLMEKNPHAQFWTTHQIRSADWTIEGLLHKWEMESIYVPLQSFEANKEQLAGSTLPGRHTIEMLILTTNKATKSDPVTV